DNA from Geobacillus vulcani PSS1:
TTGTTTGATCGGCAGCTGCTTTTTTCGAAACAACAGGGCGAGCCATTCCTCGTTCGCCACAAGCAGCTCCGCGACGCGAATGGCGTTGAGGCGGGCGTCTTTATGTTTTGGCGATTGTTCGACTAAATCGTGAAAATGAATGCCGAATTGTTTCAGCACTTGCTGGTAATGGAGAATTTCTTCCCGACGCTGTTCCTGTTCGATTTGCCTATAAAACTCCTCAACCGATAATTTCGCATCTACGTACGTTTGCGCCGCCTGCTCGCCGTCTTCTCCATCTTCGACATGCCATATGGCCTCTCGCGTTCTCACCTCTTTTCGAATGTAATCGATGAGGCGCCGCTTAATGAGCAGCTCCGCAAACGACAGAAAGGAACCTCCTTTGTGCAACGCATATTTTTCAATCGCTTCGTTAAAAGCGATCAGCCCAATGCTCGCTTCATCATCTTCCTCGTGGATGAACCTTTTGCATACATTGGAGACGGTTTTGACGATAAACGGCTTATATTGCCGGATGAGCTCATTGCGCAACGCTTCATTTCCCCGCTGAATTTCCGCAACCGTCTGTTCAAGCGTTCTCTCTCTTCTTTTCAATAATGTCCCAAACACCCTTTTCACCCCGCTTATACAAGCCGGACTGACGCTCGTTCTTTATACTATTCGCCCATCGTAAACCAAATATGGCCGTCGTTCAAAGGGAATTTTCTCAAAATATGCAAGTGAACACAGGTTCCCAAAAAGGTCCGACGCCGCACCGAGCACACGCCTTCCATCAGCAAAAAATCAGGTGTTTTTCCCAGCTATATAGATGCCATTTGAAGTTTTACCAAGAATTTGATCGACTGTCGGGCGACCGAACAACGCCGCTTCCAGGCCCATAGATGGGTCTAGCAGGCAGTTGTTCGGTCTTTCGTCACGCCAAGGCGTGACGGAGGCAAGCCACAGGCTTGTTCCTCGACATTCGAGAAATGAATCAGCGACTTTTTCGTCAAGGACTTCGCCGCATCTATAATAAATCCAATAAGGAAAAAGGGGTGAAACGCGGTGTTGCCGAAAAGTTTGACGAAATGGAAAAAGGGCTGTTCCCCCATGAGGACAGCCCCCTTTTCATTGTTTGGCCGTTCATCCAACCTTTTCTTCAGTCCGTGCCATTTCATTCAGCTCACTATGCTTGCGGCCGTAGATAAAGTAAATCACTAGACCGATCAGCAGCCACGAGACAAAACCGATCCATGTCATCGCCGGAAGCTGAAGAACGAGGTAGCCGCAGAATAAGACAGCCAAAATCGGAATGACCGGGACAAACGGAACGCGGAATGCCCGTTTTAAATCTGGTTGCGTTTTACGCAACACCAACACGCCGATCGAGACGGTGATAAAGGCAAAGAGCGTACCGATGTTCGTCAGTTCGGCCAATTTGTTGAGCGGGATGATGCCGGCAAATACCGCTACAGCCGCTCCAGTCAGCCACGTATTGACATACGGCACTTGGCGCGTCGGGCTGATGCGAGCAAACACTTTCGGCAGTAAACCGTCGCGGCTAATGGCGTAGAAGAGACGCGTCTGCCCATACATCATCACAAGGAGGACGGTCGTAATGCCGGCGATCGCTCCGAGCGAAATAAAGCCCGCGACCCAGTCTTGGTGGATATAGTTTAATGCAAACGCCACCGGGTTTTTCACGTTGAGCTGCTCGTACGGAACGATACCTGTCAATACGAGCGAAACCGCAATATACAACAAGGTGCACACAAGCAACGAAACGATGATGCCAATCGGCATATCGCGCTGCGGATTGCGCACTTCTTCCGCCGCCGTCGATACCGCATCAAAGCCGATGTAAGCGAAAAAGACTGTCGCCGCGCCGGTCGCCACGCCAGAGAAGCCATACGGCATAAACGGCGTCCAGTTTTCCGGCTTGACATACCAAATGCCGACCGCCAAAAAGAGCAGCACAACCGCCACTTTAATGGCAACGATCACCGCATTAAAACGAGCCGATTTTTTTCGCGCCTAAATTCAACAAAAACGTAATGAACAGAACGATTAAAATCGCCGGCAAATCGATGAACGTTCCTTTTGCCGGATCATACGCACTCGTTAGCGCCTTCGGCAGCTCGATGCCAAAACCGGAAAGCAGCCCTTGGAAATAGCCGGACCAACCGACGGCGACCGCCGACGAAGCAACTCCGTATTCCAAAATCAAATCCCATCCCAAAATCCAAGCCATGAGCTCACCAAACGTGGCATAGCTGTAAGTGTAAGCGCTCCCGGACACTGGCACGGTTGAGGCAAATTCTGCGTAACAAAGCGCCGCAAACACACACGCCAACCCAGACAAAATGAACGAAAGAACGAGAGCCGGACCAGCGTGCTCCGCCGCCGCCACCCCGGTCAGGACGAAAATGCCTGTCCCGATAATGGCGCCGATGCCAAGCATCGTCAAATCAAATGCCCCTAACTCTTTTCGCAGCGAGGCTCCTTTTGCCCCCGATTCCTTCATGAGCAACTGAATCGGTTTTTTACGAAACAAATTCATAGATGTCTCCCCTTGTCGTTTTTTGTAGAAAATTGTTGAATTTTATTGTCGAATACAGTTGTCATTCTACATGATCCTCGTTTTTTTGTAAAGTGCGAAAATAAGAAAAACAGCAAAAAATTTTTTCCGTTTTGTGCGGCAAAGCCAAAATATTTTCTAAATATAACAAAAAAGATTAATTTACAAATTTTTCAGATAAATGTATAATGAATATGTGACAAATTTGTGTCAAGAAAGGGGGATTCACATCCACCGCTTGCGGCAGAACGTTCCATTGCCCTTTTTAACGTAATTTCCGAAAGAAGTCTCCCCCTCAAGGAGCGTGAAGGGCGACAGCCCAGTGAGCAGGTGGGAGAGGTAGGATGAACTCTCGGAACGAGAGGGATCGCTCGGTCCATTTCCTGTCACTAGACGGGATTACCCGAGAAGCCCCCACTTCAAGCGACCCATAAGGGCGATAAGTGGTGGGTAGTTCACAAACGCTTTAACACAAACAAGGAGGGATCACGATGGCAGTAAAAAAGGAATCATTAGCCGGTGAAGGGGGCATCAACTATGAAGCCATCGCCCAATCCGCTTCGTTTCGCGAACTCATTCAGGCAAAGAAGCGGTTTATCATCCCGGCAACCATCTTCTTCTTCGTCTTTTACTTCGCCCTTCCGGTATTAACGTCGTACTCGAAAGCGCTCAATGCGCCGGCGATCGGACCGGTCAGCTGGGCTTGGCTGTTTGCCTTTGCGCAATTTGTCATGACATGGGCCTTATGCATTCTTTATTCGAAACGCGCAGCACAATTTGATGACATCGTCGAGCAAGTGAAGCAAGAAGCAAAGGAAGGAGGAAACGCCTAATGCACGGGCTGGCCTTTTTCCTCTTTCTTGTCATCGTCGCCCTGACGTTGATCATTACGTATTACGCTTCGAAACGGACCAAAACCACCAGCGAGTTTTATACGGCCGACAGCAGTCTTACCGGCTGGCAAAACGGGCTGGCCATCGCCGGCGACTATATGTCCGCTGCATCCTTCTTGGGCATCGCCGGCATGATCGCGCTGACAGGATTTGACGGCTTCTTTTACAGTATCGGCTTCCTTGTCGCTTATCTCGTCGTCTTGTACATCGTTGCCGAACCGCTTCGCAACCTCGGCAAGTACACGATGGCCGATATGATCGCCGCCCGTTTTGATGATAAGAAAGTGCGCGGCGTCGCGGCGTTAAATACGATCGCCATTTCGACCTTCTATATGATCGCCCAGCTTGTCGGCGCCG
Protein-coding regions in this window:
- the sigI gene encoding RNA polymerase sigma factor SigI, which encodes MFGTLLKRRERTLEQTVAEIQRGNEALRNELIRQYKPFIVKTVSNVCKRFIHEEDDEASIGLIAFNEAIEKYALHKGGSFLSFAELLIKRRLIDYIRKEVRTREAIWHVEDGEDGEQAAQTYVDAKLSVEEFYRQIEQEQRREEILHYQQVLKQFGIHFHDLVEQSPKHKDARLNAIRVAELLVANEEWLALLFRKKQLPIKQLETMASVSRKTIERNRKYIIAVAVILAGDYIYLKDYIKGVLSS
- a CDS encoding DUF485 domain-containing protein, whose product is MAVKKESLAGEGGINYEAIAQSASFRELIQAKKRFIIPATIFFFVFYFALPVLTSYSKALNAPAIGPVSWAWLFAFAQFVMTWALCILYSKRAAQFDDIVEQVKQEAKEGGNA